One window from the genome of Nicotiana sylvestris chromosome 9, ASM39365v2, whole genome shotgun sequence encodes:
- the LOC104214989 gene encoding peroxidase 44-like, translating to MILPLIFLCCVFHLVSAQLRVGFYNSTCPQAETIVRQAVQKQFNSDRSITAALLRMHFHDCFVRGCDASILIKSTKSKQSERNAGPNQTVRGFELIDNIKKSIEISCPSTVSCADIITLATRDAVALAGGPTYAIPTGRRDGLVSNAADVNLPGPSFTVPQALQSFTNKGLSLNDMVTLLGAHTVGVAHCNFFQNRLSPVPDNTMDPTLAAQLLKTCSKSTATAFLDQNTSFTIDNQFFRQIMLKKGILKIDQELTLDKSSASIVSGFASNENTFRQSFANAMIKMASIDILVGRAGEIRNNCGVFNPPNQKGHKVL from the exons ATGATATTACCATTAATATTTCTCTGTTGTGTTTTTCATTTAGTTTCAGCTCAACTTCGAGTTGGCTTTTACAATTCTACGTGTCCACAAGCTGAAACTATTGTTCGACAAGCTGTGCAAAAGCAGTTCAATAGCGACCGTTCCATCACTGCAGCTCTGCTTCGCATGCATTTTCATGACTGCTTTGTGAGA GGTTGTGATGCATCCATACTTATAAAGTCAACAAAGTCTAAGCAATCGGAAAGAAACGCTGGACCAAATCAAACAGTACGAGGTTTCGAGCTTATAGATAATATTAAAAAAAGCATAGAAATATCATGTCCATCAACTGTTTCATGCGCTGACATAATAACACTAGCAACCCGGGATGCAGTAGCGCTAGCTGGAGGTCCTACCTATGCCATTCCAACTGGAAGGAGAGATGGCCTGGTTTCAAATGCAGCAGATGTAAACTTGCCAGGTCCATCATTTACAGTTCCACAAGCCCTCCAATCGTTCACAAACAAAGGGCTGTCCTTAAATGATATGGTGACCCTATTAGGAGCTCACACTGTCGGAGTTGCACACTGTAATTTTTTCCAAAATAGGCTTTCTCCGGTACCTGATAACACCATGGATCCTACTTTGGCTGCCCAACTCTTGAAAACTTGTTCGAAAAGCACCGCAACAGCGTTTTTGGATCAGAATACATCTTTCACGATAGACAACCAGTTCTTTAGACAGATTATGTTAAAAAAAGGCATTCTGAAGATTGATCAAGAGCTTACCTTGGATAAGTCTAGTGCTTCAATTGTTTCAGGTTTTGCTTCCAACGAGAATACCTTCAGACAGAGTTTCGCAAATGCAATGATAAAAATGGCAAGTATTGATATTCTCGTTGGACGCGCTGGAGAAATTAGAAATAATTGTGGGGTCTTTAACCCGCCAAATCAGAAGGGTCACAAGGTTCTTTAG